From Watersipora subatra chromosome 8, tzWatSuba1.1, whole genome shotgun sequence, a single genomic window includes:
- the LOC137402452 gene encoding uncharacterized protein: MQRMKQLARSAVYWPRIEADIMEACKQCTSCAEHQNQPAKPPSHPWRLPEKPWSRIHIDHAINFLGSNWLVVVDAYSKDPCIHPTTSTSTKTTTELREQNFAHFGYPHTIVSDNATTFKSEEFQRCSRDHGIVHLTGAPYHSATNGAGRPCYAPYCGPRRDKKPQWVPAIVTKVFGGRSVNVKEIPRGQTWRRHIEQLLPRYGVEKDSEPAEGEKQQDGTENGTMEFKSQPKGDGNIEDLEKGAAGKKLDDVIKRFQDYRNPRSDVEEGIHARLRLQGVLDFPGPVYDHGLRDFLSKVYQYAKFSSKFANITEPLKALLKEP, encoded by the exons ATGCAACGCATGAAGCAGCTGGCACGATCTGCTGTGTATTGGCCGAGGATTGAGGCTGACATCATGGAAGCATGTAAGCAATGCACATCCTGCGCCGAACATCAGAACCAACCAGCTAAGCCTCCTAGCCATCCGTGGAGGCTACCTGAAAAACCATGGAGTCGTATACATATTGACCATGCAATCAACTTTCTGGGATCAAACTGGCTGGTAGTGGTGGATGCTTATTCTAAAGATCCATGCATTCACCCAACTACGTCAACATCCACTAAGACAACCACAGAGCTACGGGAACAAAACTTTGCACATTTTGGCTATCCTCACACTATAGTGTCGGACAATGCCACCACCTTCAAGTCGGAAGAGTTCCAGAGATGTAGCAGAGACCATGGAATAGTCCACCTAACCGGAGCACCTTACCACTCCGCGACAAACGGAGCGGGACG CCCTTGCTATGCTCCCTATTGCGGGCCTCGACGGGATAAAAAACCTcaatgggttccagccattgtcaCCAAAGTGTTCGGAGGCCGAAGTGTGAATGTCAAGGAGATTCCCCGAGGACAAACATGGAGGCGACACATTGAGCAGCTGCTACCCCGCTATGGAGTAGAGAAAGATTCGGAGCCAGCAGAGGGTGAAAAGCAACAAGATGGTACTGAGAACGGTACG ATGGAGTTCAAATCACAACCTAAGGGTGATGGCAATATTGAAGACCTAGAGAAGGGAGCTGCTGGGAAGAAGTTGGATGatgttatcaaaagattccAGGATTATCGCAATCCCAGGTCAGATGTTGAA GAGGGCATTCATGCAAGACTAAGGCTACAAGGAGTATTGGATTTTCCCGGACCTGTTTATGATCATGGTCTTAGAGATTTTCTGAGCAAGGTATACCAATATGCTAAATTTTCATCTAAGTTTGCCAACATTACAGAGCCGTTGAAAGCGCTACTCAAGGAGCCATAG
- the LOC137402453 gene encoding transient receptor potential cation channel subfamily M member-like 2 has product MSIGSALRKVQNDGIRRLIAAASRSLTARTEIYNYKERRLGNLLGYRKVRNEQMDGKMIAASDDTTRKVIVETKAGRLLENRSDYIRLNDDDEQYDLFKLLLDHWQLPEPKLVVSIVGGAKRFQFDKSRASTMFKQGLLDLTTTTGAWILTPGSNNGVYEMVGSAVKDHLDATGSSSMNNIVLLGIAAWGSVAERQRLESSTGEGSFPAVYPITEVVGNQRSQENANSANVKRTEPLDPNHSHFILVDNGSRNTFGGESKWGQNFEKSLTSHVLASSGSSSSEGDAVHIPMVTLLVNGGDGSLEGCSESLPAQIPLLAVAGSGRAAEIVVQLKALCQGQTNATLIANGKLTEIYQRVMGKDPSDAVINSLRIIASYHKYISVFDLNQLGIDSDEIGLDRAIISALYHKDNLDISKMKAQMKLAISWNRADYARDEIFDVHGRLYRQFMKEKTFLHKIVTEALLQNLPDFVELLLEHGLNLTTFVTRECLQSLYEKSMEKKDGYSRFVSSLFPPSVSDSPGCCIGMRSSQKPEDYMDRVGEMLKFILGHTYPNIYKVDGSNNSLSSKNVDGKQVYTDPAQHLFLWATLFNRMDLAKLFWRLSEDQIAGAIVGAAIMQGMARESNHEESIDITASYLANSRKFEKLANGILDCCWSTDRQYTSEMLVREAPNWGRTTVLSMAYHGEMEEFLAQPACYTKLSKIWRGDIALRTHLGLIVLFAFLPLMAFLLKFVRKKDDEQRMDERQQEILTIEDTHKSPQFDQFSPDHKNLIPVTLLGRQENEISYPRAIYRGLCSPIVKCIHYAVRRLFTNI; this is encoded by the exons ATGAGTATTGGTTCTGCACTCAGAAAAGTTCAAAATGATGGAATTCGGAGGCTTATTGCTGCTGCAAGTCGTTCTCTGACAGCTCGAACAGAGATATACAACTATAAAGAAAGACGGCTTGGGAATTTGCtgggctatagaaag GTGAGAAATGAACAGATGGATGGAAAGATGATTGCTGCCTCTGATGATACTACCAGGAAAGTTATAGTTGAGACAAAAGCTGGTAGATTGCTCGAAAACAGATCAGAT TATATTCGATTGAATGATGATGACGAGCAATATGATCTATTTAAACTTCTGCTGGACCACTGGCAACTGCCTGAACCAAAGTTAGTTGTTTCAATTGTGGGTGGAGCAAAGAGGTTCCAATTTGACAAAAGTAGAGCCAGTACCATGTTTAAACAGGGTCTTCTTGACCTCACAACAACTACAG GTGCCTGGATATTGACACCTGGATCAAACAATGGTGTTTATGAGATGGTTGGTTCTGCAGTTAAGGATCATTTAGATGCCACAGGCTCATCTTCTATGAATAACATAGTACTACTTGGCATTGCTGCCTGGGGCTCTGTAGCAGAGCGGCAAAGGCTTGAAAGCAGCACG GGAGAAGGAAGCTTTCCTGCCGTTTACCCAATTACAGAAGTTGTTGGAAACCAGCGGTCACAAGAAAATGCAAACAGTGCGAATGTAAAGAGAACCGAGCCGCTAGATCCAAACCACTCTCACTTTATTCTGGTAGATAATGGATCAAGAAACACATTTGGTGGAGAAAGCAAATGGGGACAGAATTTTGAGAAATCTTTAACTTCTCATGTACTTGCCAGCTCTGGTTCCAGTTCAA GTGAGGGAGACGCTGTACACATTCCAATGGTCACTCTTCTGGTAAATGGAGGTGATGGTTCCCTAGAAGGTTGTTCAGAAAGTTTACCTGCGCAAATACCTCTCCTCGCTGTCGCTGGGTCAGGAAGAGCTGCTGAAATAGTGGTGCAGCTGAAGGCACTATGTCAAGGCCAGACAAATGCAACTCT CATAGCAAATGGCAAGCTGACAGAAATATATCAGAGGGTCATGGGAAAGGATCCAAGTGATGCTGTCATAAACTCGCTCAGAATCATTGCAAGCTATcacaaatat ATATCAGTGTTCGACTTGAACCAGTTAGGAATTGACTCAGATGAAATCGGATTGGATCGAGCCATCATTTCCGCCCTTTATCATAAAGATAATCTTGACATATCTAAGATGAAGGCTCAAATGAAGCTTGCTATATCCTGGAATCGAGCAGACTACGCCAGAGATGAGATCTTTGATGTTCATGGCAGACTCTATCGCCAA TTCATGAAAGAAAAAACATTCCTTCATAAAATAGTTACTGAGGCTCTTCTCCAGAATCTTCCAGATTTTGTTGAGCTCCTTCTTGAACATGGCCTGAATCTCACAACTTTTGTAACTAGAGAGTGTCTACAATCACTTTATGAAAAG TCTATGGAAAAAAAAGATGGATATTCGAGGTTTGTGAGCTCCCTGTTCCCTCCGTCTGTTTCTGACAGCCCA GGGTGCTGCATTGGTATGAGATCTTCTCAAAAACCTGAGGACTACATGGATCGTGTTGGTGAAATGCTTAAGTTCATCCTTGGTCACACTTACCCTAACATTTACAAGGTTGATGGGTCTA ATAACTCCTTAAGCAGCAAAAATGTGGATGGAAAGCAGGTTTACACAGACCCTGCTCAGCACCTATTTCTCTGGGCAACTCTGTTCAACAGGATGGATCttgctaaattgttttggagacTCTCAGAGGATCAAATTG CTGGTGCAATAGTTGGTGCTGCCATCATGCAAGGAATGGCAAGAGAAAGTAACCACGAGGAAAGCATTGACATTACTGCTTCTTATCTGGCAAATTCTAG GAAATTTGAGAAGCTGGCCAATGGAATCTTAGACTGTTGCTGGTCAACTGATCGACAGTACACATCTGAAATGCTAGTGAGAGAAGCTCCCAACTGGGGTCGTACCACTGTTCTTTCCATGGCTTATCATGGTGAGATGGAAGAGTTCCTTGCCCAGCCCGCTTGTTACACTAAACTTAGCAAAATTTGGCGAGGAGATATTGCTCTGAGAACTCATCTTGGGTTG ATTGTGCTCTTTGCCTTCTTACCGTTAATGGCTTTTCTGCTGAAGTTTGTCCGTAAAAAAGATGACGAGCAGCGCATGGATGAGCGACAGCAAGAAATCCTTACCATCGAAGATACACACAAGAGTCCCCAATTTGACCAGTTTTCCCCAGATCACAAAAATCTGATTCCCGTTACCCTTTTAGGCAGGCAAGAAAATGAAATCTCTTATCCGAGGGCTATCTACAGAGGCCTCTGCTCGCCCATTGTCAAATGCATTCATTATGCGGTGAGGAGATTATTTACCAATATTTAG